A window of Solanum stenotomum isolate F172 chromosome 3, ASM1918654v1, whole genome shotgun sequence contains these coding sequences:
- the LOC125859892 gene encoding cell division cycle protein 27 homolog B-like — METLLTESVQNSLGHFMYHNAIFMCERLCAEFPSETNMKLLVGCYLHNQQAYAAYHLLKGTSMAQSRYLFALSCFQMDLLTEAETALCPPNEPTAEVPNGAAGHYLLGLIYRLFVRVVERYEHIKYNLCSIF, encoded by the exons ATGGAAACCCTACTAACTGAGTCTGTGCAAAACAGTCTTGGCCATTTTATGTACCACAACGCCATTTTCATGTGTGAACGACTCTGTGCCGAGTTCCCCTCTGAG ACAAATATGAAGCTTTTAGTTGGCTGCTACCTGCACAACCAACAGGCTTATGCTGCATATCATCTTCTCAAGG GGACAAGTATGGCTCAATCCCGCTACTTGTTTGCACTATCATGCTTTCAGATGGATCTTCTCACTGAAGCTGAGACAGCACTTTGCCCTCCTAATGAGCCAACTGCAGAG GTTCCAAATGGTGCAGCTGGGCATTACCTTCTTGGTCTTATTTACAG gttattcgtaagagtagttgagagatatgagcatatcaagtacaatttatgttcaattttttaa